A single genomic interval of Rhododendron vialii isolate Sample 1 chromosome 3a, ASM3025357v1 harbors:
- the LOC131321199 gene encoding 16 kDa phloem protein 1, whose amino-acid sequence PNVTFGFLSRGQGRARRNADHYISNNGVLRVFGGGIDPYVVMQYKSQERKSSVARGEGGSPVRNEKFTFRVEYPGVGDSPQYKLILNLMDKDTFSTDDFLGQATIYLEELLAQGVEKGNAELHPRKYSIVSSDKSYCGEIQVGIKFTPKVQEEEEDDGGNEFGGWKESDC is encoded by the exons CCAAATGTTACCTTTGGATTCTTAAGTAGGGGGCAAGGAAGAGCACGTAGGAATGCCGACCACTACATAAGTAATAACGGGGTTTTAAGAGTTTTTG GTGGTGGGATAGATCCGTATGTTGTGATGCAATACAAGAGCCAAGAGCGCAAGAGCAGTGTTGCCCGAG GGGAAGGCGGGAGTCCAGTCCGGAATGAGAAATTCACGTTCAGGGTAGAGTATCCCGGGGTTGGAGATAGCCCCCAGTACAAGCTCATTCTCAATTTGATGGATAAGGACACTTTCTCTACTGACGATTTCCTCGGCCAAGCCAC GATATACTTGGAAGAGCTGTTGGCACAAGGAGTGGAGAAAGGAAATGCAGAATTACATCCTCGAAAGTATAGCATTGTTTCCTCGGACAAAAGTTACTGTGGGGAGATTCAAGTTGGTATCAAATTCACTCCAAAAGTacaagaagaggaggaagatgatGGTGGAAACGAATTTGGCGGATGGAAAGAAAGCGACTGCTAG